One segment of Castanea sativa cultivar Marrone di Chiusa Pesio chromosome 3, ASM4071231v1 DNA contains the following:
- the LOC142629405 gene encoding uncharacterized protein LOC142629405: MGSATSSMAAKFAFFPPDPPSYDIYVDASTGKMRMSDVLNYQREDVDVDVLKISTKKGNEIVAMYVKNPSASITLLYSHGNAADLGQMFHIFTELSLHLGVHVMGYDYSGYGQSSGKPSEQDTYADIDAAYKCLEETYGVKEEDIILYGQSVGSGPALELAIHLPRLKAVILHSPILSGLRVMYPVKRTFWFDIYKNIDKIPLVNCPVLVIHGTEDEVVDFSHGKQLWELCKEKYEPLWVKGGNHCNLELYPEYLKHLRKFVSAIEKLPRPQFVSEQSTEQLSEQSLSTTDQKSRASTELREKSRPSTGQREKSRLSADHREKSRTSTDKREKSRRSMDRSGKARNSTDQSERARNSFDRLGDMVRSVGLCNVDCLKQTALEA; this comes from the exons ATGGGGTCTGCAACATCTTCAATGGCAGCTAAGTTCGCATTTTTTCCACCTGACCCGCCATCTTACGACATCTATGTTGATGCATCCACTGGGAAAATGAGAATGTCCGATGTTCTTAATTATCAGAGAGAGGACGTGGACGTGGACGTGTTGAAGATAAGCACCAAGAAAGGGAATGAGATTGTTGCTATGTACGTCAAAAACCCATCTGCGTCTATTACCCTGCTCTACTCTCACGGCAATGCTGCTGATCTTGGCCAAATGTTTCACATTTTCACTGAGCTTAGCCTTCACCTTGGAGTTCACGTTATGGG ATACGACTATTCTGGATATGGACAGTCATCTGGAAAG CCAAGTGAGCAGGACACATATGCGGACATAGATGCTGCTTATAAATGCCTTGAAGAGACGTATGGAGTGAAGGAGGAAGACATTATATTGTATGGGCAGTCAGTTGGAAGTGGACCTGCCCTGGAACTAGCTATCCATTTGCCACGATTGAAAGCTGTAATTCTTCACAGTCCCATCTTGTCTGGCCTTCGGGTCATGTACCCAGTGAAGCGAACATTCTGGTTTGACATATATAAG AACATTGATAAGATTCCACTAGTCAATTGCCCCGTTCTGGTAATTCAT GGAACAGAAGATGAAGTAGTGGATTTCTCCCATGGTAAGCAGCTCTGGGAGCTTTGTAAAGAGAAGTATGAACCTTTGTGGGTCAAAGGAGGAAACCACTGCAACTTGGAACTCTATCCAGAGTACTTAAAGCATCTCAGGAAGTTCGTATCAGCCATAGAAAAACTACCTCGTCCTCAGTTTGTTTCTGAACAAAGTACAGAACAATTATCAGAGCAGTCACTGAGTACCACAGACCAGAAGTCCAGAGCAAGCACAGAGCTTAGAGAGAAGTCTAGGCCAAGTACTGGGCAGAGAGAAAAATCTAGGCTGAGCGCAGACCATAGGGAAAAATCAAGAACCAGCACTGACAAGAGGGAGAAGTCAAGAAGGAGCATGGATCGGTCTGGAAAGGCAAGGAACAGCACAGATCAGTCAGAGAGAGCAAGGAATAGCTTCGACCG CTTGGGAGACATGGTGAGATCAGTTGGATTATGTAATGTGGATTGTTTGAAGCAGACAGCTTTGGAGGCCTGA
- the LOC142629716 gene encoding heat shock protein 90-5, chloroplastic: protein MAPVLSRSLATASLASLPSSSSFLLRNSNKNRVLNLTTAFVPQNDLRKRFPSSSSGLKWKYERRNHRFELRCEAAAVAEKEAADDTSGEKFEYQAEVSRLLDLIVHSLYSHKEVFLRELVSNASDALDKLRFLSVTEPSLLGDAGDLEIRIKPDQDNGTITITDTGIGMTKEELIDCLGTIAQSGTSKFLKALKENKDLGADNGLIGQFGVGFYSAFLVAKKVVVSTKSPRSDKQYVWESVADSSSYMIKEETDPEKLLRRGTQITLYLRDDDKYEFADPARIQGLVKNYSQFVSFPIYTWQEKSRTVEVEEEEKSEEGEESKPEGEKKTKKTTKTEKYWDWEIANETKPIWMRNPKEIQKDEYYEFYKKTFNEFLDPVAYTHFTTEGEVEFRSVLYIPGMGPLNNEDVVNPKTKNIRMYVKRVFISDDFDGELFPRYLSFVKGVVDSDDLPLNVSREILQESRIVRIMRKRLVRKTFDMIQDISESENKEDYKKFWENFGRLIKLGCIEDSGNHKRITPLLRFYTSKSEEELKSLDDYVENMGENQKAIYYLATDSLKSAKTAPFLEKLLQKDIEVLYLVEPIDEVAIQNLQTYKEKKFVDISKEDLELGDEDEVKERETKQEYNLLCDWIKQQLGDKIAKVQVSKRLSSSPCVLVSGKFGWSANMERLMKAQALGDTSSLEFMRGRRILEINPDHPIVKDLNAACKNEPDSTDAKRAVELLYDTALISSGFSPDSPAELGNKIYEMMEMALGGRWGRSEEEEADTPEDGAEESAAAVVEASETQVVEPSEVRAESDPWSD from the exons ATGGCTCCAGTGCTGAGTAGAAGCCTAGCTACAGCTTCTCTAGCTTCGCTTCCCTCATCCTCCTCATTTTTACTGAGAAACAGCAATAAGAACAGGGTTTTAAATCTCACAACTGCCTTTGTGCCACAAAATGATCTCAGAAAGcgctttccttcttcttcttctgggtTGAAGTGGAAGTATGAGAGAAGAAACCACCGATTTGAGCTGCGGTGCGAGGCTGCCGCTGTGGCCGAGAAAGAGGCCGCCGACGACACTTCTGGTGAGAAATTTGAGTACCAAGCTGAG GTCAGTCGCCTCCTAGATTTGATAGTTCATAGTTTATACAGCCACAAAGAGGTGTTCCTTCGAGAGCTTGTGAG TAATGCAAGTGATGCTTTAGACAAGTTAAGATTCTTAAGCGTGACTGAACCCTCGCTGCTTGGAGATGCTGGTGATCTAGAGATACGTATCAAACCTGATCAAGACAATGGGACTATCACTATAAC AGATACTGGTATTGGAATGACCAAAGAAGAGCTCATTGACTGTCTTGGAACTATTGCTCAGAGTGGTACTTCAAAGTTCTTAAAGGCTCTGAAG GAAAATAAGGATCTTGGAGCAGACAATGGTCTGATTGGTCAATTTGGTGTGGGGTTCTATTCTGCCTTTCTTGTTGCTAAGAAG GTTGTCGTATCTACAAAGAGCCCTAGATCAGATAAGCAATATGTTTGGGAATCTGTTGCTGACAGTAGCTCATATATGATTAAGGAAGAAACTGACCCTGAAAAGCTCCTACGTCGTGGAACACAGATCACACTCTATTTAAGG GATGATGACAAGTATGAATTCGCAGACCCAGCTAGGATTCAGGGTTTGGTAAAGAATTACTCTCAGTTTGTTTCCTTCCCCATTTATACATGGCAAGAAAAATCAAGGACTGTTGAG GTGGAAGAGGAGGAAAAAtcagaagaaggagaagaatcGAAGCCAGAG GGTGAAAAGAAAACGAAGAAGACTACAAAAACTGAGAAGTATTGGGACTGGGAAATAGCGAATGAGACAAAGCCAATTTGG ATGCGGAATCCAAAGGAAATCCAGAAGGATGAGTACTATGAATTCTACAAGAAGACTTTCAATGAATTCTTGGATCCAGTTGCATACACCCACTTCACCACTGAG GGTGAGGTAGAGTTTAGAAGTGTCCTCTATATTCCTGGGATGGGCCCCCTTAACAATGAGGATGTAGTTAATCCAAAAACGAAGAATATACGTATGTATGTGAAGCGTGTGTTCATCTCAGATGATTTTGATGGTGAGCTG TTCCCGCGCTACTTGAGCTTTGTGAAGGGTGTGGTGGATTCAGATGACCTTCCGCTTAATGTTTCTCGAGAAATACTTCAAGAAAGCCGAATT GTAAGAATAATGAGGAAGAGACTTGTCAGGAAAACATTTGACATGATTCAAGATATCTCTGAAAGTGAAAATAAAGAG GATTACAAGAAATTTTGGGAGAACTTCGGCAGGTTAATAAAATTAGGATGCATTGAGGACTCTGGAAATCACAAGCGCATAACTCCATTGTTACGGTTCTACACTTCAAAAAGTGAGGAGGAGCTGAAAAGCTTAGATGATTATGTTGAAAACATGGGTGAAAACCAAAAGGCTATATATTACTTGGCAACAGACAGCTTGAAAAGTGCCAAGACCGCTCCTTTCTTGGAGAAGTTGTTGCAAAAGGACATTGAG GTTCTGTACTTAGTTGAACCTATAGATGAAGTCGCCATCCAGAACCTGCAGACttacaaagaaaagaaatttgttgATATTAGCAAGGAAGACTTAGAGCTTG GTGATGAGGATGAGGTGAAAGAAAGGGAAACAAAGCAAGAGTACAATCTTCTCTGTGATTGGATAAAGCAACAACTTGGTGATAAGATAGCAAAAGTCCAAGTCTCAAAGCGTCTAAGCTCATCTCCCTGTGTGCTGGTTTCTGGCAAGTTTGGTTGGTCTGCTAATATGGAAAG ATTGATGAAGGCGCAGGCTCTTGGAGATACTTCAAGCTTGGAGTTCATGAGGGGAAGGAGAATATTGGAGATTAATCCAGATCACCCCATCGTCAAAGACCTCAAT GCTGCATGCAAGAATGAACCTGACAGCACTGATGCCAAGAGAGCTGTTGAACTCTTGTATGATACAGCACTGATCTCCAGTGGATTCTCA CCTGACAGTCCGGCTGAGTTGGGAAATAAGATCTATGAGATGATGGAAATGGCCCTTGGAGGAAGATGGGGCAGATCAGAAGAGGAAGAGGCAGACACACCAGAAGATGGTGCTGAAGAATCTGCTGCAGCAGTTGTTGAAGCCTCAGAGACACAAGTGGTTGAACCATCTGAAGTAAGGGCAGAGAGTGATCCTTGGAGTGATTAA
- the LOC142629852 gene encoding DNA-directed RNA polymerase 1B, mitochondrial-like, whose translation MWRNFAKHASSKNIIKFSSSDSPLSMKFSHDFLSAHKIIPTRSNSSLGFSPISIPLLLLSSQNNGFGLGRPSFPNSSNPFAASSSSGNYNYYATAAEAIAITSEEEFSGSGSDEVQDLMIRHRHRQDQLAVDSQWQQPNPNPNPKPKKMVAGMGIAKYNVLRNRQIKLETKAWEDAAKEYQELLTDMCEQKLAPNLPYMKSLFLGWFEPLRDAIAADQESRKEKKTKPSHSPFFDQLTPDMMAVITMHKLMGLLMTNTGGVGSSRVVQAALQIGEAIENEARIHRFLDKTKKKRATDKRVEGESDKNTTDKKSEGECDPMNIEQEKLKNEKEKLRKKVRNLLKKKKVVQVREIVKEQDDSKPWGQEAQVKVGCRLIQLLMETAYIQPPIDQFGDGPPDIRPAFVHTLKTVTKEAQSQKCSRRYGVIECDPLVRKGLERTARHMVIPYMPMLVPPTNWTGYDKGAYLFLPSYVMRIHGARQQREAVKRTPRNQLEPVFEALDTLGNTKWRVNKRVLSVIDRIWASGGGLADLIDREDVPLPEEPDTEDETEIRKWKWKVKAAKKENSERHSQRCDIELKLAVARKMKDEEGFYYPHNLDFRGRAYPMHPYLNHLGSDLCRGILEFAEGRPLGKAGLRWLKIHLANLYAGGVDKLSYEGRIAFAENHLDDIFDSADRPLEGKRWWLGAEDPFQCLAACINLSEALRNPSPETTISHMPVHQDGSCNGLQHYAALGRDKLGAAAVNLVAGDKPADVYSGIAARVLDIMRRDAEKDPASNPNALHARLLINQVDRKLVKQTVMTSVYGVTYIGARDQIKKRLKERCAIADDSELFAASCYAAKTTLTALGEMFEAARSIMSWLGDCAKVIASENQPVRWTTPLGLPVVQPYRQLGRHLIKTSLQVLTLRRETDKVMVKRQRTAFPPNFVHSLDGSHMMMTAVACKKAGLNFAGVHDSYWTHASDVDEMNKILREKFVELYGAPILENLLESFQKSFPKLNFPPLPERGDFDLRDVLESPYFFN comes from the exons ATGTGGAGGAATTTCGCCAAACATGCTTCTTCCAAAAACATTATTAAGTTTTCTTCCTCCGACTCTCCACTTTCGATGAAATTTTCTCATGACTTCCTTTCTGCCCACAAGATTATTCCAACACGCTCAAATTCTTCGCTGGGTTTTTCTCCAATATCCATTCCCTTGTTATTATTGTCTTCCCAAAACAATGGATTCGGATTAGGAAGACCCAGCTTCCCAAATTCCTCAAACCCTTTTgccgcttcttcttcttctgggaACTATAATTATTACGCCACTGCTGCTGAGGCTATTGCTATTAcctccgaggaggaattctctgGTTCTGGCTCCGATGAAGTCCAAGACTTGATGATCAGACATAGACATAGACAAGATCAACTGGCTGTGGACTCTCAGTGGCAACAGcccaatcccaatcccaatcccaaGCCCAAGAAAATGGTGGCTGGTATGGGGATAGCCAAGTATAATGTGCTTCGAAATCGGCAAATCAAGTTAGAGACCAAGGCCTGGGAAGATGCTGCCAAGGAGTACCAGGAGCTCCTTACTGATATGTGTGAGCAGAAGCTTGCTCCCAATTTGCCTTACATGAAGTCCTTATTTCTTGGTTGGTTTGAACCCTTAAGGGATGCTATTGCTGCTGATCAAGAATctagaaaggaaaagaagactAAGCCCTCTCATTCTCCCTTTTTTGATCAATTAACACCCGATATGATGGCTGTTATCACAATGCATAAGTTGATGGGATTGTTGATGACTAATACTGGTGGTGTTGGCAGTAGCAGGGTAGTGCAAGCTGCCCTCCAGATAGGTGAAGCAATCGAAAATGAG GCTAGGATACACAGATTTTTAGAcaagacaaagaagaagagggcAACGGATAAGAGAGTGGAAGGTGAATCTGATAAGAACACAACAGATAAGAAATCTGAAGGTGAATGTGATCCCATGAATATTGAAcaggaaaaattgaaaaatgaaaaagagaaactACGGAAAAAAGTTCGTAACctgttgaaaaagaaaaaggtggtTCAAGTAAGGGAAATAGTGAAGGAACAGGATGATTCAAAACCTTGGGGTCAGGAGGCTCAAGTTAAG GTCGGCTGCCGCTTGATTCAATTGTTAATGGAAACGGCTTATATACAACCTCCAATCGATCAATTTGGAGATGGTCCACCAGACATTCGACCTGCATTTGTACACACCTTGAAAACTGTGACAAAAGAAGCACAGTCACA GAAATGCAGCAGGAGATATGGTGTTATCGAATGTGACCCTCTAGTTCGCAAAGGGCTGGAGAGAACT GCTAGGCACATGGTCATTCCTTATATGCCTATGTTAGTGCCTCCTACAAATTGGACAGG GTATGATAAAGGAGCATACTTGTTTTTACCATCGTATGTCATGCGAATTCATGGAGCAAGACAACAACGTGAAGCAGTTAAGAGGACTCCTAGAAACCAACTAGAACCTGTTTTTGAG GCTCTAGATACACTTGGAAATACCAAATGGAGGGTAAACAAAAGGGTACTTAGTGTGATAGACAGAATATGGGCTAGTGGAGGTGGTCTTGCTGACTTGATCGACCGTGAAGAT GTCCCTCTGCCAGAGGAACCAGACACAGAAGATGAAACAGAAATTCGGAAATGGAAGTGGAAAGTTAAAGCTGCAAAAAAGGAGAATAGCGAGAGGCATTCACAGCGGTGCGATATAGAACTTAAACTTGCT GTTGCTCGGAAGATGAAGGATGAGGAAGGCTTCTACTACCCTCACAACCTTGATTTCCGAGGTCGTGCATACCCCATGCACCCATATTTAAATCATCTTGGATCTGATCTGTGCCGAGGCATCCTAGAGTTTGCGGAGGGGCGTCCTCTTGGAAAGGCAGGATTAAGGTGGCTGAAGATACATTTGGCAAATTTGTATGCTGGTGGTGTGGATAAGTTATCTTATGAGGGCCGAATAGCATTTGCTGAAAACCATTTGGATGATATCTTCGATTCTGCAGACAGGCCCCTTGAAGGTAAGCGGTGGTGGTTGGGTGCAGAGGATCCATTTCAATGCTTGGCAGCTTGTATTAATCTCTCAGAAGCGTTGAGAAACCCCTCCCCAGAAACTACTATATCTCACATGCCTGTCCACCAG GATGGTTCGTGTAATGGCTTACAACATTATGCTGCCCTTGGAAGGGACAAG TTGGGAGCGGCTGCGGTAAATCTTGTTGCGGGAGATAAACCTGCAGATGTTTACTCAGGAATTGCTGCCAG AGTACTTGATATCATGAGGAGAGATGCAGAGAAAGATCCTGCAAGTAATCCAAATGCATTGCATGCGAGGCTTTTAATCAATCAG GTGGACCGAAAATTGGTGAAGCAAACAGTAATGACATCAGTGTATGGTGTCACTTATATCGGTGCCCGTGATCAGATCAAGAAGAGATTAAAGGAACGTTGTGCCATTGCAGATGATTCAGAGCTGTTTGCTGCATCTTGCTATGCTGCGAAG ACCACCTTGACTGCCTTAGGAGAGATGTTTGAAGCTGCAAGAAGCATCATGAGCTGGCTTGGCGATTGTGCAAAG GTGATAGCTTCGGAGAATCAACCTGTGCGATGGACCACCCCTCTTGGACTTCCTGTGGTACAACCTTACCGGCAATTGGGAAGGCACCTT ATTAAGACCTCTCTTCAGGTGTTGACACTACGACGAGAAACTGACAAG GTCATGGTTAAGCGGCAGAGGACAGCTTTTCCCCCAAATTTTGTGCACTCCCTTGATGGTTCACACATGATGATGACTGCTGTTGCCTGCAAAAAGGCAGGCCTGAACTTTGCAG GAGTCCACGATTCATATTGGACCCATGCATCTGATGTTGatgaaatgaacaaaatactCAGAGAAAAGTTTGTTGAACTATACGGGGCCCCAATACTAGAGAAT TTGTTGGAGAGCTTCCAGAAGTCTTTCCCTAAGTTGAACTTTCCTCCCTTACCAGAGCGGGGAGACTTTGATCTTAGAGATGTGCTAGAATCTCCTTATTTCTTCAACTAG